Below is a genomic region from Streptomyces ferrugineus.
CCGACTCGCCCCGCAGAAACCGCTCCCGGTCGCGGGCCAGGGCATCGTCGGTGCCCCAGAAGTCCGTCACGGAGACCTCCTCTTCCCGGAGGCAGAATCCCGAACGGCTCGAGGCGATCGGGGCCGGAGCGTGGCCGCTGCCGGGAACTCGGGTCTGCCCGGCAGCGGACCCGGGCGCTCACTTCTGCGGGACGCGTCCGTTTTTTCACGATACTCCGCCCGTACCCCCGGGGGACCCGCGTAGCCGCTCGTACCGCGAGGTCACACGGGCGGGCCTGCGGTTCGGCGGGTTCACCGGCCCGTGGCCCCGGGCAGCGCCGGTGGCCCTTCGGGCACGGGGCGTCCGAAGTGCTTGGCGAAGAGCACACAGGCCGCACCCACCAGTACGCCCGCCGCGATGGCGGCCAGATACAGGACGGGACTGCCGATCAGACCGATGACCCACAGGCCGCCGTGCGGGGCTCGCGAGGTGGCGTCCACGGCCATCGACAGGGCGCCGGTGACCGCGCTCCCGGCCATGATCGACGGGATGACCCGCAGCGGGTCGGCCGCCGCGAACGGGATGGCACCTTCCGTGATGAACGAGGCCCCCAGCAGCCAGGCGGCCTCCCCGGCCTTGCGCTCGCTGTCGGTGAAGAGCGCCCGCCGCACAACCGTGGCCAGGGCAAGGGCGAGCGGAGGCACCATGCCGGCGGCCATGACGGCGGCCATCACCTTCAGATCGCCGCTGGCCAGGCCGGCGACGGCGAAGGTGTACGCGACCTTGTTGACCGGGCCGCCCATGTCGAAGGCCATCATCAGGCCGAGCAGAGCGCCCAGCAGGACCGCGTTGGCCCCGCTCAGGCCGTCCAGCCAGTCGGTGAGGGCACGCTGCGCGGCGGCGATCGGCTCCCCGATGACGATGATCATCAACAGGCCCATCACCAGTGTGGACACGAGCGGAATCCCGACCACGGTCATGACCCCCGCGGCCGCCCGCGGCAGGCGGATTCTCCGCAGGGCCGTCACCACGGCACCGGCGAGCAGACCGCCGGCCAATCCGCCGAGGAAGCCCGCGCCGGTCGCGACCGCCAGCAGGCCGGAGACGACTCCGGGTACCAGGCCCGGCCGGTCGGCGATGGCGTAGGCGATGAAGCCCGCGAGGATCGGCACCAGCATCGAGAACGCCGTTGTGCCGATCTTGAACAGCACCCCGGCGTAGCCGGCGCGCTCGACCAGCTCGGACAGGTCGGTGACCTCAGGGTAGGTCTGCCCCTGCCAGGTGCCGCCGTCGACCTTCACGGCGACCTCGGCGCCGCCGGTCATGAAGGCGAGCGCGATCAGGATGCCGCCCGCCGCGACGAACGGGATCATGTAGCTGACTCCGCTCATCAGCCACTGGCGCACCCGGGTCGCCGGATGGACCCTGGCGCCCTCAGGTGGTGGTACGGCGGGCTCGGTGATGTCGGCCTCGGCTGCACGGGCCCCGGCCGCCCCCTCGCCTGCGGTGACGTGCTCGGCGGCATCGCCCGGACCGGTGCCCTCCGTCGTCGCCGCCCCGGCCGTCGCCCCCGCGGCCTCCTCGGCTCGCGAGATCAACTCGCCCGGATGGTTGATGGCCCGCTGCACGGGGGCGACCACCAGGGGTTTGCCCGCGAACCGCTCCCGGTCCTGGATCTCGGTGTCGGCCGCGAGGATCACCGCGTCGGCTGCCGCCACCTGCGCGGCCGTCAGCCTGACCGCACCGGCCGCGCCCTGCGTCTCCACCACGATGTCGTGCCCGGCGTCGGCGGCGGCCCGCTCCAGGGCCTCGGCGGCCATGTAGGTGTGGGCGATGCCGGTCGGGCACGCGGTGACAGCGACGATCCTCACCTTCCGCCCACCTCCTCGTTGATGAGATCGACGACCGCCTGCGCGTCCACCGCCTGACGCAGGGCCTGCCGGAAGGAGACGTGCACCAGACGGCGGGCGAGCGACGCCAGGATGTCGAGGTGCTCGGCGTGGCCGCCGGCCGGCGCCGCGATCAGGAAGGCCAGGTCCGCCGGGCCGTCCGCGGCGCCGAAGTCGACGCCGTCGGCGCTGCGCCCGAAGGCGAGCGTGGGCAGCGTGACATGGACGGAGCGGGCGTGCGGGATTCCGATGCCGCCCTCGATACCGGTGGGCATCTGTTCCTCCCGGCCCCGCACGTCGGCGAGAAATCCGTCGAGGTCCGTGACGCGGCCGGCGGCGACGAGCCGGGCGGCGAGGGAACGCACCGCCTCATGACGGTCCGCGGCCCGCAGGTCCAGATCCACGAAATCCACGGTGATGAGGTCGGGCATCGTGTCAGTTCCGTTCGGAGAGCGGGCGGTCGGGATCGATGCGCGGGTGCACGACGACGGCCGACCGGTCCAGGTCCCACTGCCTGGGCATGCCGCTGCCGGGCTGCGACACCGCGGCGGCGCCCCAGGCCAGGGCCTCGGCAAGGGCGGCGGGCCCCTCGGTGGAGGCCGCCAGGTACCCCGCGAGGAGAGCGTCCCCGGCGCCGACGGAACTGCGCGGCTCGGCGACGCGCTGCTCCGCGTGCCACACGGCGGAGTCGCCGACCAGGAGGGCACCATCGGGACCGAGACTGGCCAGCACCGTCCGGGCGCCGCGCGCCCGCAGCGCGTTCGCCGCGGTCAGGGCCTCGCCGAGAGTGGTCACCGGCATCCCCGCGGCCTCGGCGAGTTCACCCTGGTTGGGCTTGACCAGATCCGGACCGGCGGGCAGGGCGGCGGCGAACGGGGCGCCGCTGGAGTCGACGGCGATACGCGCAGCCCCGCTGCCGCGCAGGCGCGACACCAGGTGAGCGTAGAGGTCGACGGGGGCGCCGCGCGGCAGGTTACCGGCGAGAGCCACCCACCCGACGCCATTGGCCGTGGCACAGGTGGCCGCGGCAAGCGCATCGATCTCGGTGGCGGCAAGCTGCGGGCCGGCCACGTTCAGCTTGGTGACGGTGCCGTCGGGCTCCACGACGCTGATGTTGACCCGGACGCTGTCGGTGATCGGGACGGTGACCACCTCGACGCCCTCGGAGGCGAGCAGCTCGGCGAGCCGTTCACCCTCGGTGCCGCCGCAGGGCAGGACGGCCACCGTCCGGTGACCGTTGGCGGCCAGCGCCCTGGAGATGTTGACGCCCTTGCCCCCCGGATCGAGACGGCTGCCGGTGGCACGGATGACCGAGCCGGGCCGCAGGTCCGGAACCTCCAGGGTGCAGTCCAGGCTCGGGTTGGGGGTGAGGGTGACGATCACACGCGCACCACACAGAAACCGACGGCAGCGAGGTGCCGGTCTGCCCTCCATCAGGCGGATGCCCGATGGCCCTGTGGCGACGAGCCGCCACGGTCGTGCCGCCGACACGGGCGAAGGGACACTGCTGGTGACCGGCAGAACAACACTACCTCTGGCTGGTGATGACGCAGCCGGAGAGAACGCAGGGCGAGCCCGATCGGTCCCGGCCACGCGTCGGTGGCGTGGGAGGGGAGAGTCCGGTGTGCCCTCCCCAGCCCGGCCGTCGGTGGAAGACTGCGAAAGACGCGGTCCTTCGCCGCCGAGGGGGCCGACGTGGAGCGGGCGGTGTTCGCCGCGCTGACCGTGCCGGTCATGGGCTGCCCCGGTGCGGCGGGCATCGCCGCCCCTGCTGCCATCGTGCGCGGCGCCGGGGAGGTCGCCGACCTGGGCGTCATCATGCGCGCCGGCGAGGCATCCCAGACCCTGCGCAGCCTCACCCACGTCCTGCTGACAAGACCGGCACCTTCACCGAGGGACGAGCGGCCCTGGCTGCCGCCGCACCGGCCCCCGGCAGGGATCCGGCCCGGACGAGCGGCTGACGGTCGCTGCCGCAGCCGAAGCCCGCTCCGAACGCCCCCTCGCCCGCACGATCACCGACGGTGCCACCCGGCGCGGCCTGCCCGTGCCGGAGGCCGAGGGCTTCCGCTCGACCGTCGGCTCTGGCGCCGCTGCAACCGTCGCCCACCACAAAGACGTCGGGCACGATGGCGGTCTCACCATGCGGTCGCCCTTTTACTCCGCATTTGCGTATCCCGTTGAATGAGGCTTCCCGTCAGCCGGAGGAGACGAGTGATGGGCGAGCATGTTCACGTTCGCATCGGGCACGGCGTCAGGGTGAGTGACGACGGTGACCTGGTCGAGCTCTCCCGCTGCCGCTGCGGCGCCACCTGGGCCAAGTCCTACCGGGTGGCCGACGGCGCCCCCGAGGAGTGAGTGCCGGCGAGGCCGACCACAGACGGGGCCGCCTCCAGGGGCGCCAGGTCGCCGGGAAGGGACTGGCGACACACGCCGGGGGGCCGCGGCATCCTGCGACCTGACCTGAGGCAAGCCCCCGCCGTGCCCCTGACCGGCCCCGACTCGCTCGACCTGCTCCTCGACTCCTGGCCGGCCTGCGGCGGAGGCCCGCGTGGTCGGGGACCGGCGGCGCCACTTCGACCCCGTAGGTCGACCACGCCCAGCAACTGCAGGTCCACAACGCCCAGCGCGCCTGCTCGGTCCGGGTCGCGACCGTGCCGGTCTCAGCACCCGCCGGCCCGTGTCACGGCCGCACGGGCGCCGTCGGCCGGGCGCGCAACTGCTCCTCGCACCAGTCCCTGGCCAGCCGTGCGACCTCCTCCAAGGCGCCGGGCTCCTCGAAGAGGTGGGTCGCGCCCGGCACGACGTGCAGTTTGTTCGTGGTGCGCAGCCGTCGTACGGCTTCTTCGTTGAGCCGCAGCACCTCCGGGTCGTGACCGCCGACCAGCAGCAGAACCGGAGCAGACACCTGCTCCAGCGCATCACCGGCCAGGTCGGGACGCCCACCGCGCGAGATCACGGCGAAGACACGCCGCGGTCGCTCGGCCGCGGCCACCAGGGCCGCCGCGGCGCCTGTGCTCGCGCCGAACACGGCCACCGGCAGGTCCTTCGTTCCGGCCTGCTCGCCCAGCCAGTCGATCGCGGCCACCAGACGGCGACCCAGCAGCGGGATGTCGAATCGGTGCTCGGCCGTCACCGCGTCCTGCCGCTCCTCCCGCTCGCTGAGCAGATCCATCAGCAGCGTGCCCAGCCCGCCGGCGGTGCGCAGCTCGCCCGCGACCATACGGTTCCGCGGGCTGTGCCGGGAACTCCCGCTGCCGTGCGCGAACAGAACCACCGCGCGCGCCCCGTCGGGCGTCTCGAAATCGCCCTCCAGCGCCACGCCTTCGGCGGGGACAAGTACCGTCTCGGAGATCACGACCATCATCTCCTTCCGAGGGCCCGACGGCCTCGGTATCCGATGGCTCCTGCGATCCTTGCCGCGTACCCCTCCACGGGACACGGACTCACACAACCGCTGTCCTGGGCCCGGACGTCCTGCAGTGGGGCCCACGCGTCCTCGGCGAGCCAGCGGGCCGTTTCGTCCCCCTGGCCTGGAAACTCGCATGCGGTACGCGGTACGCGAGCGGAAGCGAAGGTCGGTGCCGAGGATGTGCCCCGGATCGTTCGCACGCCGATCACGAGGACATCGGCGTAGCCGGGGTCGACCAGATGGGTCAGTTCCTCGGCGAGCCGCTCGGCCACCGCCCGGTTTGCACCTCCAGCTGAAGTTCGGTGGCCGGGGGAATGCAGCCTCATGAGGACGACTCCTTGGACCGATTCGTTCGGCAGACAGGACGTCTCCCTCGGCTGGCTTGTCACCGGGTGGTTCGGTGGGGCGGACGCTCCCTTCGTCGGCGGCGGAGGACAACGGCGAGGTCCACCGTCGACAGCACGGCGAGTGCGGCGCACAGTCCTGCGAGGACCGCCAGTTGTGAGGACGTCGGGCTGCTGTCCGGCTCGGCGCGCGACGACCACAGGGCGAACAGCACGGTTGCGGCCACGAAGAGCGGCGTGAAGAACACGGACAGCAGCAGCCGCAGGCCCAGGGCGCTACGGGCTGTGACAGGCTCGGTGCCCGTGCGCTCCCAGCGGCGGCCGATGAAGCCGGACCGTGATCGCGGTACCGGGACACGCGCGTCAGCTCCGCCCCTGGACTTCGATCGGCTTCGGTGTACGAGCGGCATGACCGCCGAGTTCCACCATTTGCCCGCGACAATCGACAGTCTGGGGGCATCCGGCGCAGCGACACCGCCCATTCGGCAGCTCAGGGCGGTAGCCGGGTCAGCCGGCGCCGTGACTGAGGTCGCCCGGGTCCGCCGGCGCGGCCAGGTTGTCGTTGCCGACGGCTCCAGGATGCCGCGCCTCCTCGTGGGCGAGGGCCGCGATCGTTCCTCCGGCGAGTACGGTGCGCCGGCGGCTGTCGGAGAGGCGGTGGCGGACCAGATACGTCTCGTCCTTGGTGGTGTTGTGCAGCCGCAGGCGGGACTCGGCTCCGGAGGCCAACTCGGGGCGGAGGTTCTCCAGCCGGAGCCGGTCGCCGGCATCGATGCGGTCGTAGTCGGCCGGGTCGTCGAACTCCAGCGGCAGGACGCCGAAGTTGGCCAGGTTCTGCCAGTGGATACGGGCGTAGGACTTGGCGATGACGGCACGCAGCCCCAGGTGACGTGGTGTGATGGCGGCGTGTTCGCGGGAGGAGCCCTGGCCGTAGTTCTCCCCGCCGACGACGAAGTGCCGGCCCTGCCCGCCGTCGGCGGCGAGTTCGGCGGCACGCCGCGGGTAGTCGGGGTCGAGGCGGGTGAAGGTGAATTCGGCGAGCTTGGGGATGTTGGAGCGGAACGGCAGTGCCTTCGCCCCGGCTGGGGAGATCTCGTCGGTGGAGACGTTGTCGCCGCACTTGAGCAGGACAGGGCCCTCCAGCACGTCGGGCATTGGGTCGAAGTCGGGGAGACCGGAGATGTTGGACCCGCGTTCCAGTTCGATTCGGGCGCCCTGCTCGGGCGGCAGTGGCGGTTCGAGCATGGCCCGGTTGACCGACGCGTGCCCGGGCAGGCGCAGCTGCGGATAGGGCACGCCCTCCCTGGCCGCCCACTCGCGGGGGTCGGTGATCTCTCCGGTGAGCGCGGAGACCGTGGCGGTCTCCGGAGAGCAGAGCCAGACCGCGTCCTGTTCGGTGCCGGAGCGGCCGGGGAAGTTGCGCGGGAAGGTGCGCAGGCTGTTGCGGCCGGGCGCGGGAGCCTGGCCCATGCCGATGCAGCCCAGACAGCCGGCCTGGTGGATCCGGGCCCCGGCGGCGATCAGGTCGAAGGTCGAGCCCATCCTGGTCAGATCGGCGAGGATCTCGCGCGAGGTGGGATTGACATCGAAGCTGACGGCTGGATGCGTCTGACGGCCCGCGACGAGGGTCGCGGCGATGGCGAAGTCGCGCAGACCCGGATTGGCGGAGGAACCGATGACCGCCTGCCCGATGGGCTCACCCGCGACCGCGCGCACCGG
It encodes:
- a CDS encoding aconitate hydratase, which encodes MTLSHGTLAHRLIDDHLVEGRMEPGHEIGLRIDQTLTQDATGTLVMQELEALGLDRVRTEVSVQYVDHNLLQADERNAEDHAFLRSACRRFGIWYSKPGNGVSHPTHMQYFGVPGRTLAGSDSHTCAAGALGMLALGTGGLEVALAMAGRPLHLTMPEIWGIRLTGHLPEWVSAKDVVLELLRRHGVKGAVNRILEYHGPGLAGLTAMDRHVIANMGAELGATTSVFPSDAAVRDFLRAEDREADFRELAAESDVVHDLTDEIDLSALEPLIARPTSPGNVVPVRAVAGEPIGQAVIGSSANPGLRDFAIAATLVAGRQTHPAVSFDVNPTSREILADLTRMGSTFDLIAAGARIHQAGCLGCIGMGQAPAPGRNSLRTFPRNFPGRSGTEQDAVWLCSPETATVSALTGEITDPREWAAREGVPYPQLRLPGHASVNRAMLEPPLPPEQGARIELERGSNISGLPDFDPMPDVLEGPVLLKCGDNVSTDEISPAGAKALPFRSNIPKLAEFTFTRLDPDYPRRAAELAADGGQGRHFVVGGENYGQGSSREHAAITPRHLGLRAVIAKSYARIHWQNLANFGVLPLEFDDPADYDRIDAGDRLRLENLRPELASGAESRLRLHNTTKDETYLVRHRLSDSRRRTVLAGGTIAALAHEEARHPGAVGNDNLAAPADPGDLSHGAG
- a CDS encoding DUF6343 family protein, translated to MPLVHRSRSKSRGGADARVPVPRSRSGFIGRRWERTGTEPVTARSALGLRLLLSVFFTPLFVAATVLFALWSSRAEPDSSPTSSQLAVLAGLCAALAVLSTVDLAVVLRRRRRERPPHRTTR
- a CDS encoding 1-phosphofructokinase family hexose kinase, whose translation is MIVTLTPNPSLDCTLEVPDLRPGSVIRATGSRLDPGGKGVNISRALAANGHRTVAVLPCGGTEGERLAELLASEGVEVVTVPITDSVRVNISVVEPDGTVTKLNVAGPQLAATEIDALAAATCATANGVGWVALAGNLPRGAPVDLYAHLVSRLRGSGAARIAVDSSGAPFAAALPAGPDLVKPNQGELAEAAGMPVTTLGEALTAANALRARGARTVLASLGPDGALLVGDSAVWHAEQRVAEPRSSVGAGDALLAGYLAASTEGPAALAEALAWGAAAVSQPGSGMPRQWDLDRSAVVVHPRIDPDRPLSERN
- a CDS encoding dienelactone hydrolase family protein produces the protein MISETVLVPAEGVALEGDFETPDGARAVVLFAHGSGSSRHSPRNRMVAGELRTAGGLGTLLMDLLSEREERQDAVTAEHRFDIPLLGRRLVAAIDWLGEQAGTKDLPVAVFGASTGAAAALVAAAERPRRVFAVISRGGRPDLAGDALEQVSAPVLLLVGGHDPEVLRLNEEAVRRLRTTNKLHVVPGATHLFEEPGALEEVARLARDWCEEQLRARPTAPVRP